Within the Pseudomonadota bacterium genome, the region GTAGTCATAATATCTGTCTGGCTTTAACGGAAGAAGACGAGACGCATGTTGTTTCCGCATGGGAAAAATTTTTACTGGTTCTTGCTGAGGAGCTGGATAAAAAACATGATATACCCCTGGAAAACAGACTTGGTTGCGACCTGGTTCGTCCTGTTTTTTCTGTTAGATAGATAATTTGAGTTAGAGGAATATCTTGATGGGTAAAATAGCTATTATTGACTACGGATTGGCGAATATTATGTCCGTTTATAATGCGATTACATGTTTCGGTGTTGATCTTTTTGTGGCGGAAAGAGGAGACCAGCTTCACGAAGCTGAAAAAATCATTTTGCCGGGAGTTGGTTCTTTCGATGCCGGTATACAGGGGCTCAAAAATCGAGGACACCATGAAGCACTGATGAAGTTGGTACGTGAGGAAGGACGACCATTTCTAGGAATATGTCTTGGCTTGCAGTTTCTGTTTGAAGGAAGCGCCGAGGGGGGGGGAGAAGGTTTATGCTGGTTTCCCGGACGATGTGAGCGATTTCCTTCTGGGGAGAGCAAACCAAAAGTCCCTCATATCGGATGGAGCGATGTCGAGATTGTCCAGAAAAAAAGTCGCCTGTTTGCAGAATTGTTGCCCCCGGCGACCTTCTATTTTGTTCACAGTTATTATGCACCTTTTAATGAAACTGTTCGTAATATCGCTGCTGCTACTTGTGAGCATGGAATCAGGTTCACGGCGGCTATAGAGCATGAAAATATTTTTGCGACACAATTTCATCCGGAAAAATCTCAGCTGGCAGGTATGAAGCTTCTTGAAACCTTTGTGGAGGGGATATGACCAAGCATCGTCTGATCGCCACTCTCCTTGTTAACAACGGTAACGTCGTACAAACTCGTAAATTCAAACGAACTAATATGGTGGGCAGTGCTTTTACCGCGGTTGATTTTTTTAATGGGTGGACAGTTGACGAAATCGTAGTTCTAGAGATATCCAACTCTCTTTCTTTTACCTCACGATTTATCGATATAGTCCATAATCTTTCACGCCGGTGTTTTGTTCCGCTCACTGTTGGCGGAAAAATTGTCGACCTGGAAATAGTCAGGATTTACACCCGGGCAGGGGCCGACAAGGTTGTTATCAATACCGGAGCCGTGCAGAACCCTAATTTGATTACGGAAGTAGCCGAGAATTTTGGAAGCCAATGTGCGGTTGTGTCCATTGACGGGATGAGAAATCCTGCCATGCAATCCGGCTATGAAGTGTATATCGATAACGGGCGAAAGCCGACCGGTTTGGATCTTC harbors:
- a CDS encoding imidazole glycerol phosphate synthase cyclase subunit, producing MTKHRLIATLLVNNGNVVQTRKFKRTNMVGSAFTAVDFFNGWTVDEIVVLEISNSLSFTSRFIDIVHNLSRRCFVPLTVGGKIVDLEIVRIYTRAGADKVVINTGAVQNPNLITEVAENFGSQCAVVSIDGMRNPAMQSGYEVYIDNGRKPTGLDLLTWARKATELGAGELMVNSVEFDGDKRGYDLDLVRQVSGAVNVPVIAMGGVGRWQDLVDGIKQGNADAVSAGNIFHYTEHSTKKAKEFMADAGVSVRYSAFYKINMPRRPAYEPYLHHNSNL
- the hisH gene encoding imidazole glycerol phosphate synthase subunit HisH, whose product is MGKIAIIDYGLANIMSVYNAITCFGVDLFVAERGDQLHEAEKIILPGVGSFDAGIQGLKNRGHHEALMKLVREEGRPFLGICLGLQFLFEGSAEGGGEGLCWFPGRCERFPSGESKPKVPHIGWSDVEIVQKKSRLFAELLPPATFYFVHSYYAPFNETVRNIAAATCEHGIRFTAAIEHENIFATQFHPEKSQLAGMKLLETFVEGI